A region from the Sulfurospirillum oryzae genome encodes:
- the sppA gene encoding signal peptide peptidase SppA, with translation MLDLLKKPFIWIGAVLSYIQNHFKAMLFLLLLVLIFGSQEELKNPNLAIIKIEGEILNVQEILEDIDKADKDEHIKGVLLHVDSPGGALAPSIELSMAVKRLALHKPVVAYAAGSMTSGSYYASIWANHIIANPGAFVGSIGVLFQAPNVAELAKKLGISEQIITAGEYKQMGTFTREWTPKEKGALKELIDDAYSLFVKDVATARGLNLAKPNEFANAQVFIASKALNVHLIDEIGSVKDAKDKVEELAQVKSAVWEKPDKMDKWLKKLESSSKLPIFNLMGYLK, from the coding sequence ATGTTAGACCTACTTAAAAAACCTTTTATCTGGATAGGTGCCGTTTTAAGCTATATCCAAAACCATTTTAAAGCAATGCTTTTCTTACTGCTTTTGGTACTCATTTTTGGATCACAAGAAGAGCTTAAAAATCCCAATCTTGCGATCATAAAAATCGAAGGTGAAATCTTAAATGTTCAAGAGATTTTAGAGGACATTGACAAAGCGGATAAAGACGAACACATCAAAGGCGTACTTTTACATGTAGACTCTCCCGGTGGTGCACTTGCCCCTTCTATAGAGCTTTCTATGGCAGTTAAACGCTTGGCACTGCACAAGCCTGTCGTGGCGTATGCAGCAGGAAGTATGACCAGTGGAAGTTACTACGCTTCCATTTGGGCAAATCACATCATTGCCAATCCTGGGGCATTTGTAGGCTCTATTGGTGTTCTTTTTCAAGCGCCTAATGTGGCGGAACTCGCTAAAAAATTAGGCATCTCAGAGCAGATTATTACCGCAGGTGAATACAAACAGATGGGAACGTTTACGCGTGAATGGACGCCTAAAGAAAAGGGTGCGCTTAAAGAGCTCATTGATGATGCGTATAGTTTATTTGTGAAAGATGTCGCTACGGCACGAGGACTTAATCTTGCAAAGCCTAATGAGTTTGCTAACGCACAAGTGTTTATTGCCAGTAAGGCACTTAACGTTCACTTGATTGATGAAATTGGCTCTGTCAAAGATGCCAAAGACAAAGTGGAAGAACTTGCTCAAGTCAAATCTGCCGTTTGGGAAAAACCTGACAAAATGGACAAATGGTTAAAAAAGTTAGAAAGTAGCTCAAAACT
- the mqnF gene encoding aminofutalosine deaminase family hydrolase gives MTLITADFVLTCNEAFEIIEEGAVLFDSHILEVGKSEELKAKHPNVTVIETPKNSVIMPGLINSHVHLEFSANQSMLRYGDFIPWLRSVIQHREELSALATTELITCKLQEMLKSGTTTLGAISSFGADLEACVQTPQRVVYFNEVLGSVPSAVDAMYGDFRGRLESSKEFTCKRFIPAVSVHSPYSTHPILARKALQIAKEEGCVVSTHFMESPAERAWIDEGSGDFQTFFSAFNPHAKPMCSAEEYLELFSQNPTLFTHGVQANEQELHVIANQNATLTHCPVSNRLLGVGKLDIKAVQKQNINLTLGTDGLSSNISLSLWDEMRSSLMMHPELELSHLAKTLLQSVTCNAAHALNVPCGRLEKELSADLIVATLPQACESEDVALQLILHTHQTHLIFIDGEKQC, from the coding sequence ATTCTCGAAGTGGGAAAAAGTGAGGAACTCAAAGCCAAGCACCCCAATGTTACAGTGATCGAAACACCCAAGAACAGTGTCATCATGCCAGGGCTCATTAACAGCCATGTGCATTTAGAATTTAGTGCCAACCAAAGCATGCTTCGCTATGGCGATTTTATTCCATGGCTTCGTTCGGTCATTCAACACCGAGAGGAACTGAGTGCGCTTGCAACCACGGAGCTTATTACATGTAAACTTCAAGAGATGCTTAAAAGCGGTACAACTACCTTGGGTGCTATCAGCAGCTTTGGAGCTGACCTTGAAGCATGCGTTCAAACTCCTCAGCGTGTGGTTTATTTCAACGAAGTCTTAGGCTCAGTCCCCAGTGCAGTGGACGCTATGTATGGGGATTTTAGAGGGCGACTTGAAAGCTCTAAGGAGTTTACATGTAAACGTTTCATCCCTGCCGTTTCGGTGCATTCACCCTACTCAACACATCCTATTTTGGCTAGGAAAGCACTTCAAATAGCAAAAGAAGAAGGGTGTGTGGTCTCTACCCATTTCATGGAAAGCCCAGCGGAACGTGCTTGGATTGATGAAGGAAGTGGCGATTTTCAAACCTTCTTTAGTGCATTCAATCCTCATGCAAAACCGATGTGTAGTGCAGAGGAGTACCTTGAGCTGTTTTCACAAAACCCTACTCTTTTTACCCATGGAGTTCAAGCAAACGAGCAAGAGTTACATGTCATTGCGAATCAAAATGCAACGCTAACGCATTGTCCTGTTTCCAACCGACTTTTGGGTGTGGGAAAATTGGATATAAAAGCCGTGCAAAAACAGAATATCAACCTAACATTAGGAACCGATGGACTAAGCTCCAACATCTCTCTTAGCCTTTGGGATGAAATGAGAAGTAGCCTTATGATGCACCCTGAATTAGAACTTTCACACTTGGCTAAAACGCTTTTACAAAGCGTTACATGTAATGCGGCTCATGCCCTTAACGTTCCGTGTGGAAGGCTTGAAAAAGAGCTTTCGGCTGATCTTATCGTGGCAACCTTACCACAAGCGTGTGAAAGCGAAGATGTGGCTTTACAACTCATCTTGCATACGCACCAAACCCATTTAATTTTTATTGACGGAGAAAAACAATGTTAG